ACTCGCCTCAATCCCGACCCCCTTCCCGACGCCGACCGGCTGCTCCCCGCCGCCGAGGGCCTGACCCAAAGCTGGGCCGTCGAAGGCAATTCACTGGAGCTGTTCGAAAACGGCTCCGAGTTTTATCCTGCTCTGCTGCGCGAGATCGACGCCGCGGAGCGTTCCGTGCATCTGGAGGTCTACGCCTGGTGGCGGGGAGAGATCTGCCGGCGGGTCACCGACGCCCTGTGCCGAGCGGCGAGGCGGGGAGTGGAAGTGCGTCTGCTGGTGGACGCCCTGGGCTCCTTCCTGATGGAGGACGAGCTGGTCTCGGAGCTCGAAGACTGCGGCTGTCGGGTGGCGCGCTACCACGACTTCCGCCTGCGTACCCTCGGGCGTCTGAACAAGCGGGATCACCGCAAGCTGGCCATCTTCGACGGCCGCCGCGCTTTCGTCTTCGGCCACGGCATCGCCGAGGAGTGGGAAGGAGCGGGGGACCGTCCGGATTGCTGGCGGGACATGGCCCTGCGGGTCACCGGGCCGGCGGTCAACCATCTGCAGGCGGTCTTCGCCCAGAACTGGATGGAGGAGACGGCGGAGTTCCTGGTCGATCCCGGGTACTTCCCCGACCTCGAGACCACCGGCGACCTGCCGCTGCAGGTGGTGGCGAGCTCGCCCCGCGGCGGCGTTTCCAATTCCTCCATCTTCTACCGGCTGATGGTGGGCTCCGCCCGCCGCGAGATCCTGATTCAGAATCCCTACTTCGCCCCGGGCCCGGAGATGGCCCAGATGCTCTGCGACGCCTCATCCCGCGGGGTGCGGGTGCGGTTGATGTTGCCGGGGCCGGTGACCGATAGCCGCATCGTCCAATACGCCGGCCGCTACCTCTATGAGCGCCTGCTCGAGGCCGGCGTCGAAATCTACTTCTTCCAGACCACCCTCAACCACCAGAAGATCGTGGTGGTGGATCGCCGCTGGAGCTACGTCGGCTCGGCGAACTTCGACGAGCGCTCCTTCGACATCAACGCCGAGGTCGGCCTGGGCATCGTCCACGAGGACTTCGCTCATCGCCTGGTGAGCCTCTTCGAACGCGATCTGGATCAGGCCGAGGAGCTGGAGCTGGAGCGCTGGCGCCGGCGAGCGCAGTGGGGCCGCTGGCTCGAACGGGCGGCATTCTTGGTCCACGATCAGCTCTGATTGCTCCTCTTCCCCCCTTTCTCCGAGACATCTTGCTGCGCCGAGTCTTCCGCACAGCAAAACGCCCGGGCTCATCACCCGGGCGTTTTGCTGTCTGGCGAGATTGGGGTCAACGGGTCATAGGACGCGTCTGCCCTGGATCAGCCGAACCAGCAGGACGATGACGGCGACCACCAGCAGGATGTGCAGGATGCCGCCAAAGGTGTAGCCGCCGATGAGGCCGAGGAGCCAGAGGATCAGAAGAATCGCGATGAGAGTCCAAAGCATGAGGTTGTTCCTTTCTTAGTTGTCGGTGCGAGATCCGCCAGCACCCTGAACGGAGGACGGCGGTGCTCATAGACCGAAGATTGGGGTTGTCGAATGTGGTCGAGATCGAGCAGCAGGCCATGCGCGCTGCTATCGAGTCACGCCGGTTTGGAGCACGAGGCTCGAGTCGAGAAAGCTCAGGCCGTGCGCGGAGTCGGCTCTCCGGCGGTCAGCCACAGGGCGTGAATGACGCCGGGGATCCAGCCGATGATGGTCAGCACGATGTTGAGCAGCAGGTGCAGGCCAATGCCGCGGTTCAAGGCGACGGAGAGCGGTGGCAGCAGCACTGCGAGGATGATCTGTACAAGGCTCATGAGGGGTCCTTTCGTTGCAGGGTTCTCGGGTTGTGAGTTGATTGGGTACTTCCATGGAGAAATTCGTCTCGCTACGGCCCAGGTTGCTAAGGCCTAGATTGCTGAGGCTCAGGCGGCTCCTCAGCTCCGGGAGCGATTCGCCGGCGAGCTCTGAGCCACCTGGGCGACGCGGTCGCTTTGGGGCTGTCGCGGGCTCTTCTGGGCGGTTTCGGTTGTCGGGAGCTCCTGATCAGCGGCCAGCCAGACGGGAACGCCGTTCCAGCGCTCCACGGCTCGTCCCAGGTCGCTGTCCATCTCGTAGACGTCGTCGAAGAATTGCACCCGGCCGTCCTCTTCCACCCAGGCGGTCATGTACACCAGCTGGACTGGGATCGGCTCCGGCAGGCTCAGGGTGGCCGGCTCGGTGCCCTTCAGTCGGCTCTCGACGCGTTCCGCCACGTCCTCCGGCAGCAGCACGCGGGCCAGCTCCCGGGGATTCTCCACTCGCACACAGCCGTGGCTTTGAGCTCGGTCCGCCCGCAGGAAGGCCCGCTGGGCGGGAGTGTCGTGGAGGTAGACCGCGTGGGAATTGGGGAAGAGGAATTTGATGCTGCCCAGGGCGTTGGTGGGGCCGGGCTTCTGGCGGAAGCGAATCTGGGTTTCCCCGGCCTCGACCTTGTCCCAGTCGACGGCGTAAGGATCCATGGGCTCGGCGTCGGCACCCCACCCCGAGAGCACCTGGAAGCCCTTCTTCTGCAGGTACTCGGGCTCCTCGCGCAGCTGCGGAATGATCTCGTCGACGGCGATGGATTCGGGGACGTTCCAGGTGGGATTGGTCACCACCAGCTCGATCTGGTCGCGGAAAATGGGCGTCTGCCAGCTGCGCTTGCCCACCACCACGTTCTGCCGGTGGACGATCTCTCCGCCGCGGGTGACCTGCAAGCGGAAGGCCGGAATATTCACCGTCACCGCGGTGCCGGCGGCGTCCTCGTTGAGCCACAGGCTGCGCTGCAGGTTGATGCGTAGCTGCTGAATCCGCTCCTCCACCGGCACGTTGAGGGAGGCCACCGTTTCGTCTCCCAGCTTGCCGTCCACCGCCAGCCCACGGGCTTGCTGATAGGCCTCGATGGCCGTCACCAGGGCTCCTTCGTAGCGTGGCTCGTTGGGCAGGGGGTTGGCGTCGGCGGCAAGGAAGCCTTCTTTCTGTAGCCGGGCGCTGAGCTTGGCCAGCTGCGCCAGGGCGATCTTGTCGCCGGGCTTCCAGGTGTCTTCGATCTTCAGCCCGGTGGACCACCCGCCGGTGGCGGCGATGGTTTCGTAGCGCACCAGAGCGGACGCCAGCAGCTGGAATTGAGGATGGTTGGGAAGGTTCTCTTCCAGGGCGCTGCGGACGCCGTCCTCCGCCGTGGTGCCGTCCTGGGTGCCTTCGGTGACTCCCAGCGACCCCGAGCTACTACCGAGCGCTTTGGTCAGCAGCGTCAGGCCGTCGGGCCCGGGAAGGTCGACCTCCCAGCCATGCTGCCGGGGGTGGACCCCTGGAGCGCCCTGGCGCAGAGCTTCGACGCAGGAGAGGAACGCGGCGGAGAGGTCGCGGTCGAGAGCGGCGACGGCCGCGGCCTCGCCACCCTCGGCGATCATCTTCTGAGCGCGCTCCAGGAGCCTCGCAGGCTGGAGGTCACCGGGCAGCGCAGCGGTGGGGCAGGCCTGGAGCCGTTCCAGAAGAGGCAGCGCGGCGGGCTTCAGCACGCCGCCGAAGAACCAGGCGGTGCGCAGGTCGTTCTGTTGGTAGAAAGTCTGGAGGGAGGAGTGGACCTGGGGGCTCACCGGCGGCTTCGCGGCCAGAGCCTTGCGCAGGGCAGAGCGATTGGTGGAGGCCAGGCGATAGGCACCGGCGATGGGGGTTCCTGGCTGGCTCAGTCCGGCGCGGGAGCTGGCGGCCTTGACGTCGGTGGTCACCGCCACCTGTACTCCCGCCGCCAGAGTGGTGAGGAGCAGTGCGCCGAGCATCACGTAGGACAACAGGGTGTCGCCGACGGGGCTCGGGAGTCTCCAGACTCGCGGAGTCTTCGATCCTCGCGAGGCCTCCAGTGTTTCTTCACCTGGCGCGCTTTGGGCTGCGCTGGGTTCGCCTTGGGCTTCGGTGATGATTTCTTCGTGCTTCAATGGTGTTTCCTCCCTCATCACCCTTACTTAGAGCAAGCGCCGGGCCAGCTCCTGCGCCAGATGGGGGCTTGGCCCGCAACTGACTGAATCAAAGGGCTTTAGGAGGAGCGTTTGAGGGCGTCGGGGACTCTGCGGGGAGAGTGTCGGGAGGCCGGGAGCGAACCAGGTTACAGAGCGGGCTGTAAGTTTTCCTGCGGGTCGGTGGTCGGTGGTCGGTGGTCGGTGGTCGCTGGCCGTGGGCGGTGGGCCTTGGGCAGCGGGAGGGACTCAGTTGCTTTGGATGTCCGAGCGGAAGATATTCCACACCAGCACGCAGCCGCCGATGACGGCGCCGAGGAAGAGGATGATGGCGAAGGCGGGATAGCCGAAGAGCTGGAGGTCCGAGGGCACCTGCATCAACAGCGCCGCACCGAGGATGAGAGCCGCCAGCACCAGACCGGCGGTGATGCGATTGGCGATCTTCTGCAGGCCCGCCAGCAGGCGCTCCTCGTCGAAGGCTTGGACGTCCAGCCGCACTCCTCCCGTTTCCTCGACGGTTTCGAGCACCCGGTCGACGGCGCGGGGAACGCGTTCGAGGGTGTCCCGCAGGCTCATCAGCTTGGAGAAGAGGGCCGACGGGCTCCAGGCCGCATTCATCTGGTCCTGGGCGATGCGCGCCGCTTCCTCTTGGATGGTGCGGTTGGGCTGGAAGTTCGGCGCCAGGAGGATCGCCACCTGGTCCAGGTTGAGCAAGGTCTTGCCCAGGAGCGGAAACTCCCGGGGCAGGCGCAGGCCGTTGCGCGCGGCCACCTGACTGACCTCCATCAGCAGGATGCCCAGCTGCAGCTCTTCGATCTGGTGGTCGGTGAGCCTCTGCACCAGAGCGCTGATCTCCGCGCGCAGGGCATCGACGTCGAGCTCGTCGGTCTCTTCGCCGAGGCGCAGAGCGAGTTGAGTCGTCTGCTCGCCGTCCCCTTCGCTGATGGAGAGCATCAGCTGGAGCAGCAGCTCGCGCATCCGCTGCCCGAGCTCCAACACCATGCCGAGGTCGAGGAGCGCGATGCGGTGGTCCGCGGTGAGCAGGAGATTTCCGGGATGGGGATCAACGTGCACGAAGCCCTGCACCAGGACCTGCTCCAGATACCCCCGGAAGAGCTGCTCCGCGAGCTCCTCGCCGTCGAGGTCGATGAGCACCACGGGGTTGACGTCGGTGACCTTGGTGCCATGGATCAGCTCCATGGTCAGGAGCTTCGAGGTGCTGAGGCCGGTGATCGGGCGGGGGACCACCAGCCGCGGATACTCGGCCAGGGTGTCGTCCATGCGCAGCAGGTTCTCCGCCTCGCGCTGGAAGTCGAGCTCCTGCAGCAGAGTGCGGGTGAGGTCGCCGACCACTTCTTCGAGGTCGAAGGTCTTGCAGCGGGCGGCAAAGAGCTCCGCCGCCGACTCCAATACCTGGATGTCGTCGACCACCCGCTTGCGCAGGCCCGGGCGCTGGACTTTGAGGGCGACTCGGGTTCCGTCTCGCAGCACCGCCCGATGCACCTGGGCCAGGGAGGCGGAGGCCATGGGCTCTTCTTCGATGGTGCGGAAGATCTTCGAGGGCCGAGCTCCCAGCTCCTCCTGCAGGATTTCCCGAATCTCGTCGAAGGGGACTGGGTCGACGCCGTCCTGGAGCCGTGCCAGGGCTTTCAGATAGTCCGGCGGGATGAGGTCCGGTCGGGTGGAGAGGAGCTGGCCCAGCTTGACGAACGTCGGCCCCAGCTCCTCGAGCTCATCCGCCAGCTCTTCCGGCTTGCCCGCTTCGTCCCCGTGCTCCGCGGCTTGGCCCGAGAGCTCCGGAGGAAACTCCATGGGTGGCTCCATTTGATCGAAGAGGCCGTTGCGGCCGTGCTTCCAGAGGATCCAGGCGATGCGGATGAACTTGGGTAGATGCATGGGGTGTGCGGTCATTCTCGACGTTCCTTTCTTGCGGCCCTTTCTTGCGGCCCTTTCTATGGCGAGGCCTTGCTGCGTCCGTAGACCTTGCTGCGGACTCTCCAGGCGGAAGTTGCAAGCTCCCTGCCGGCGGGATCCTCGGCTCTGGCGCAGGGAATACGAGGTCGTCACCGCTGGGCAGCGGCGCTGAAACGCCGCCGGACCCCCGAGAGCGTGAAAAGTCTTCCGCCGGCGGGGACAAAACTTCCACGCCGAGCATCCGCCCGGGTGCACAAAACGCCGGAAGAGGCTAAGATCCCCGGCGTATGAACGCCGCCGCTTCTCCCAAGCTCACCGCTCTCTTGGTGGAGGACGACAAGGACGCCCTGGAGGCCCTTGCCGCCCTCGTTTCCATGGAGGGCTTCCGGACCGTCATGGTCCCCAACCTCGAGGCCGCGCGCAAACACATCGCCAAGGATCCTCCGGACCTGGTGTTGCTGGACGTCATGCTGCCCGATGGCCAGGGTTTCGACCTGCTCGAAGAGATCGCCGAGGAAGGCCGGGCGGAGGTGATCATGATCACCGGCCAGGCGTCGGTGGAGACCGCGGTGCAGGCGTTGCGCCTAGGGGCCTACGACTACCTCACCAAGCCCGTCGACGTGGCGCGGCTCAAGACCCTGCTGGCGCGGCTCCAATCCACCCGCGAGCTGAAGAAAGAGGTGGTGAACCTGCGCACGGAGCTGCGGGAGCTGGGACGCTTCGGCTCCATGGTGGGCATGTCCCAGGCCATGCAGCGGGTCTACGATCTGCTGGAGAAGGTGGCGCCTACCGACGCCACGGTCTTCCTGGTGGGGGAAAGCGGCACCGGCAAAGAGATCGCCGCCCAGACCGTCCACAGCCTGAGTCGCCGGCGGGATGCCAACTTCCTCGCCCTCAACTGCGGCGCCATCTCCGAGACCCTCATCGAGAGCGAGCTCTTCGGCCACGAGCGCGGCGCCTTCACCGGGGCCAACAAGCGTCATGAGGGCCACTTCGAGCGCTGCTCCGGCGGCACCATCTTCCTCGACGAAATCACCGAGATGCCCATGGAGGCACAGGTCAAGCTGCTGCGGGTGCTGGAGTCGGGCAAGGTGCTGCGGGTCGGCGGAAACAAAGAGATCGAGGTCGACGTGCGGGTCCTCGCCGCCACCAACCGCGATCCCCAGGAAGCGGTGGAAGAGGGCCGCCTGCGCAAGGATCTGCTCTACCGCCTGAAGGTCTTCCCCCTCGAGCTGCCGCCGCTGCGCGATCGGGACGGGGATGTAGAGGCTCTGAGCCAGCATTTCCTCGCCGGCTTGGCGAAACGCCACGGCGAGTCCAAGGTCCTTTCGCCGGAGGCTCTGGAGCGCCTCAAAGCCTGGCATTGGCCGGGCAACGTGCGCGAGCTGCGGAACATCTTGGAGCGCGCCTACATCCTCGCCGACTCGGTGATTTCCCCCGACGATCTGCCCGGCGAGATCACCGGCGCCGAGGAAGCCCGGGGGCCTTCGGTGCACGTGCGGGTGGGAGCCTCCCTGGACGAGGTGGAGAAGCGGGTGATCCTCGCCACCCTCGATCAGCTGGAAGGCGATAAGAAATCCGCCGCCGAGATGTTGGGCATCAGCCTCAAGACTCTCTACAACCGTCTCAAGGTTTACGAAGGCCGGGACTGACGCCCCTCCGTCGTCGGACGCCGCCTCGCCGCGAAGCCCCGTGGGCCGCTCCCGAGGGAGCTGGATACGCCGCCAGCCGCGGGCTTCGGCGGTGTATGATGAAGAGGTGAACGTCCGAATCCGCCCGCTCTCCCGACAGTCTGCCGTCGCTCGCCCTGCCGCCTTGCGCCGCCTGGCCGCCTGGCTGCTGGTCCTGCTCTTCGCCGCCTGGTGGACCGGTCTGGGCTCTCCCGCCGTCTCGGGGCAGGAGCCGGATGCCGAGCCTGCGCCGGCAGCTGCCGCCTCTGAAGATGTCTCGGTGGAATCCGCCGACGGTGAGGCCGAGCCCTCGGAGGAGCCCGGCCCTGCGGAAACCTCCGACGCCGAGCGCGAGCCCCGAGCGCTGGCGGGCACCATCGACAGCGAGATCGGCTTGGTCTCCAGCGCCTATCTGAGCCGGCTGCTGTCGGCGGCGGCGGAGCGCGACTCGCCGGCGGTGGTCATCGAGCTCAACACCTTCGGCGGCCGCGTGGATGCGGCGGTGGCCATGCGCGATCAGATCCTCGACGCCGAGATCCCGGTCTTTGTGTGGATCAACAAGCGCGCCATCAGCGCCGGTGCCCTGATCTCCCTGGCCTGCGACAAGATCGCCATCAACTCCGGCGGCACCATCGGTGCGGCGACGCCGGTGATGTCCGCCCCCGGTGGCCAGGGCACTCCCCAGCCGGTGGAGGAGAAATACCTTTCCTACTTCCGCCAGGAGATGCGGGTGACGGCGGAGGCCACGGGGCGCAACGGCGACATCGCCGAGGCCATGGTGGACGCCTCGGTGGAAGTGCCGGGGATCAGCGAGGAGGGCAAGCTCCTCACCCTCACCACCAAGACCGCCCTGGAGACCGGCATCGCCGACCTGCAGGCTTCGAGCCTCTCCCAGATGCTCGAAGAGCTGGGCTACTCCCCCGACTACGAGACCCTGGACCGCACCTGGTCGGAGCAGCTGGTGGGCTTTCTCACCAGCCCCACCATCGCCGGACTGCTCTTCCTGGGGATGATGATCTTCGGCTACATGGAGCTCCAGACTCCCGGCTTCGGCGTCTTTGGCAGTGTCGCCCTGGCCTGCTTCCTGACCCTTTACTTCAGCCATTACCTGGTCAACCTGGCGGGCTGGGAGGAGCTCACCCTCTTCGTCATCGGGTCGATCCTGGTGCTCTTGGAGATCTTCGTCATCCCCGGCTTCGGCATCGCCGGCATCACCGGCATCGTGGCCATCTTCGCTTCCGGGGTGATGCTCTTCATGGCCGGGGATTGGGGCGACATCTCCATCACCAACCCCTTCACCCTCGACGCCGTGTTCCGGGTCTTCCTCTCCACCTTCTTGGGACTGGTGATGATCCTGGTGATGATTCGCTTCCTACCCGACGTCGGGGCCAGCAGCGGCCGCCGTGCCGCCCTCTTCCTGGGCACGACGCTCGGCGG
This window of the Acidobacteriota bacterium genome carries:
- a CDS encoding phospholipase D-like domain-containing protein; the protein is MLLPTWLVVTLGGGTLLALVLGLLLWSGRSQRYTRLNPDPLPDADRLLPAAEGLTQSWAVEGNSLELFENGSEFYPALLREIDAAERSVHLEVYAWWRGEICRRVTDALCRAARRGVEVRLLVDALGSFLMEDELVSELEDCGCRVARYHDFRLRTLGRLNKRDHRKLAIFDGRRAFVFGHGIAEEWEGAGDRPDCWRDMALRVTGPAVNHLQAVFAQNWMEETAEFLVDPGYFPDLETTGDLPLQVVASSPRGGVSNSSIFYRLMVGSARREILIQNPYFAPGPEMAQMLCDASSRGVRVRLMLPGPVTDSRIVQYAGRYLYERLLEAGVEIYFFQTTLNHQKIVVVDRRWSYVGSANFDERSFDINAEVGLGIVHEDFAHRLVSLFERDLDQAEELELERWRRRAQWGRWLERAAFLVHDQL
- a CDS encoding lmo0937 family membrane protein, which encodes MLWTLIAILLILWLLGLIGGYTFGGILHILLVVAVIVLLVRLIQGRRVL
- a CDS encoding YqaE/Pmp3 family membrane protein yields the protein MSLVQIILAVLLPPLSVALNRGIGLHLLLNIVLTIIGWIPGVIHALWLTAGEPTPRTA
- a CDS encoding L,D-transpeptidase family protein, which gives rise to MKHEEIITEAQGEPSAAQSAPGEETLEASRGSKTPRVWRLPSPVGDTLLSYVMLGALLLTTLAAGVQVAVTTDVKAASSRAGLSQPGTPIAGAYRLASTNRSALRKALAAKPPVSPQVHSSLQTFYQQNDLRTAWFFGGVLKPAALPLLERLQACPTAALPGDLQPARLLERAQKMIAEGGEAAAVAALDRDLSAAFLSCVEALRQGAPGVHPRQHGWEVDLPGPDGLTLLTKALGSSSGSLGVTEGTQDGTTAEDGVRSALEENLPNHPQFQLLASALVRYETIAATGGWSTGLKIEDTWKPGDKIALAQLAKLSARLQKEGFLAADANPLPNEPRYEGALVTAIEAYQQARGLAVDGKLGDETVASLNVPVEERIQQLRINLQRSLWLNEDAAGTAVTVNIPAFRLQVTRGGEIVHRQNVVVGKRSWQTPIFRDQIELVVTNPTWNVPESIAVDEIIPQLREEPEYLQKKGFQVLSGWGADAEPMDPYAVDWDKVEAGETQIRFRQKPGPTNALGSIKFLFPNSHAVYLHDTPAQRAFLRADRAQSHGCVRVENPRELARVLLPEDVAERVESRLKGTEPATLSLPEPIPVQLVYMTAWVEEDGRVQFFDDVYEMDSDLGRAVERWNGVPVWLAADQELPTTETAQKSPRQPQSDRVAQVAQSSPANRSRS
- a CDS encoding AarF/UbiB family protein, with product MTAHPMHLPKFIRIAWILWKHGRNGLFDQMEPPMEFPPELSGQAAEHGDEAGKPEELADELEELGPTFVKLGQLLSTRPDLIPPDYLKALARLQDGVDPVPFDEIREILQEELGARPSKIFRTIEEEPMASASLAQVHRAVLRDGTRVALKVQRPGLRKRVVDDIQVLESAAELFAARCKTFDLEEVVGDLTRTLLQELDFQREAENLLRMDDTLAEYPRLVVPRPITGLSTSKLLTMELIHGTKVTDVNPVVLIDLDGEELAEQLFRGYLEQVLVQGFVHVDPHPGNLLLTADHRIALLDLGMVLELGQRMRELLLQLMLSISEGDGEQTTQLALRLGEETDELDVDALRAEISALVQRLTDHQIEELQLGILLMEVSQVAARNGLRLPREFPLLGKTLLNLDQVAILLAPNFQPNRTIQEEAARIAQDQMNAAWSPSALFSKLMSLRDTLERVPRAVDRVLETVEETGGVRLDVQAFDEERLLAGLQKIANRITAGLVLAALILGAALLMQVPSDLQLFGYPAFAIILFLGAVIGGCVLVWNIFRSDIQSN
- a CDS encoding sigma-54 dependent transcriptional regulator, whose translation is MNAAASPKLTALLVEDDKDALEALAALVSMEGFRTVMVPNLEAARKHIAKDPPDLVLLDVMLPDGQGFDLLEEIAEEGRAEVIMITGQASVETAVQALRLGAYDYLTKPVDVARLKTLLARLQSTRELKKEVVNLRTELRELGRFGSMVGMSQAMQRVYDLLEKVAPTDATVFLVGESGTGKEIAAQTVHSLSRRRDANFLALNCGAISETLIESELFGHERGAFTGANKRHEGHFERCSGGTIFLDEITEMPMEAQVKLLRVLESGKVLRVGGNKEIEVDVRVLAATNRDPQEAVEEGRLRKDLLYRLKVFPLELPPLRDRDGDVEALSQHFLAGLAKRHGESKVLSPEALERLKAWHWPGNVRELRNILERAYILADSVISPDDLPGEITGAEEARGPSVHVRVGASLDEVEKRVILATLDQLEGDKKSAAEMLGISLKTLYNRLKVYEGRD
- a CDS encoding NfeD family protein; its protein translation is MNVRIRPLSRQSAVARPAALRRLAAWLLVLLFAAWWTGLGSPAVSGQEPDAEPAPAAAASEDVSVESADGEAEPSEEPGPAETSDAEREPRALAGTIDSEIGLVSSAYLSRLLSAAAERDSPAVVIELNTFGGRVDAAVAMRDQILDAEIPVFVWINKRAISAGALISLACDKIAINSGGTIGAATPVMSAPGGQGTPQPVEEKYLSYFRQEMRVTAEATGRNGDIAEAMVDASVEVPGISEEGKLLTLTTKTALETGIADLQASSLSQMLEELGYSPDYETLDRTWSEQLVGFLTSPTIAGLLFLGMMIFGYMELQTPGFGVFGSVALACFLTLYFSHYLVNLAGWEELTLFVIGSILVLLEIFVIPGFGIAGITGIVAIFASGVMLFMAGDWGDISITNPFTLDAVFRVFLSTFLGLVMILVMIRFLPDVGASSGRRAALFLGTTLGGDEGYTSHDDPEHPLDGAEGVALTPLRPSGRARLAGERVTVETEGEYVAKGAPVRVVKVTSGRVVVRLVEESVEEE